One window from the genome of Pseudonocardia hierapolitana encodes:
- a CDS encoding GNAT family N-acetyltransferase: protein MAENEPAAIHFRSAHAGDAERVAALHAASWQRHYRGAYADAYLDGDVLADRRAVWSARLAEPAGSITVLAEDGSDLAGFVHIVLDEDAEWGSLVDNLHVALPHQRTGLGTALLAHAAQGVLERAATPATYLWVLEQNTTAREFYRARGGAHVEEAPVPPPGGVPSRLEGAPTMCRIAWPDASVLVRR, encoded by the coding sequence ATGGCCGAGAACGAGCCGGCGGCGATCCACTTCCGGTCCGCACACGCAGGTGACGCCGAGCGGGTGGCGGCGTTGCACGCTGCGAGCTGGCAGCGGCACTACCGCGGTGCCTATGCCGACGCCTACCTCGACGGGGACGTCCTCGCCGACCGCCGGGCGGTCTGGTCGGCGCGCCTGGCCGAGCCGGCCGGCAGCATCACGGTGCTGGCCGAGGACGGCAGCGACCTCGCCGGCTTCGTCCACATCGTCCTAGACGAGGACGCCGAATGGGGAAGCCTCGTCGACAACCTGCACGTCGCGCTTCCCCATCAACGGACCGGCCTCGGCACCGCCCTCCTCGCCCACGCCGCTCAGGGCGTCCTCGAGCGCGCCGCCACCCCGGCCACCTACCTCTGGGTGCTCGAGCAGAACACGACGGCGCGGGAGTTCTACCGGGCCCGAGGCGGCGCCCACGTGGAGGAAGCGCCCGTCCCCCCGCCCGGTGGCGTGCCGTCCCGTCTCGAGGGCGCCCCGACCATGTGCCGCATCGCCTGGCCGGATGCATCCGTATTGGTGCGCCGCTGA